In one Spirochaetaceae bacterium genomic region, the following are encoded:
- a CDS encoding VOC family protein, which yields MPAVSTWYVVGRRHNGYHSAHGDARILPMILGADHVALSVADMERSIRFYTGLFGFEVRRRLPADPGLPLDKVIGVPGAAADIAHLYLGEFMLELFQYRVPQARAEAAQRSQADHGYIHFGLRVKDIHGETARLRAAGVSFLGAPVEFRPGAWVVYFRGPEGEVVELREVADSRR from the coding sequence GTGCCGGCCGTATCGACGTGGTACGTTGTCGGCCGGCGCCACAACGGCTACCATTCGGCGCATGGCGACGCCCGGATATTGCCGATGATTCTCGGCGCCGATCACGTGGCCCTGAGCGTGGCCGACATGGAGCGGTCGATCCGGTTCTACACCGGTCTGTTCGGCTTCGAGGTGCGGCGCCGGCTGCCTGCCGATCCGGGCCTGCCGCTGGACAAGGTGATCGGGGTGCCCGGCGCCGCGGCCGACATCGCCCACCTGTACCTGGGCGAGTTCATGCTGGAGCTGTTTCAGTACCGCGTGCCGCAGGCGCGGGCCGAGGCCGCGCAGCGGTCGCAGGCCGATCACGGCTACATCCACTTCGGCCTGCGGGTGAAGGACATCCACGGCGAGACGGCGCGGCTGCGCGCCGCCGGGGTGAGCTTCCTCGGCGCCCCGGTGGAGTTTCGGCCCGGGGCGTGGGTGGTGTATTTTCGCGGCCCCGAAGGCGAGGTGGTGGAGTTGCGGGAGGTTGCGGACTCGCGGCGCTGA
- a CDS encoding ABC transporter ATP-binding protein, translating into MSSAPSLHSPFVLSAAALSRSFPVAGTTVHALREVSLRVPRSRLTILQGPSGSGKTTLINILGALDYPTGGRVEFEHLDIVGLSDHERDELRRVRMGFVFQSVALIGVMSAFENVDFALRVAGYDDAKRERRARDCLSLVGLRGRMDHRPGELSGGEQQRVAIARAIAHEPTLLFADEPTAELDTHTGLQVMALVRRLVQEHGVTVVMSSHDPYIVELADQLVQLEDGRLVQRTGREGSPP; encoded by the coding sequence GTGAGTTCCGCGCCGTCGCTGCATTCGCCGTTCGTGCTCAGCGCGGCCGCCCTGAGCCGCTCGTTCCCGGTCGCCGGCACCACCGTGCATGCCCTGCGCGAGGTGAGCCTGCGCGTGCCGCGGTCGCGGCTGACCATCCTGCAGGGGCCGTCCGGGTCGGGCAAGACGACGCTGATCAACATCCTCGGCGCCCTCGACTACCCCACCGGCGGCCGGGTGGAATTCGAGCACCTGGACATCGTCGGCCTGAGCGACCACGAGCGCGATGAGCTGCGCCGGGTGCGCATGGGGTTCGTGTTTCAATCGGTGGCGCTGATCGGGGTGATGTCGGCGTTCGAGAATGTCGACTTCGCGCTGCGCGTGGCCGGCTACGACGACGCGAAGCGCGAGCGGCGTGCCCGCGACTGCCTGTCCCTGGTCGGCTTGCGCGGCCGCATGGACCACCGGCCGGGCGAGCTGTCCGGCGGCGAGCAGCAGCGGGTGGCCATTGCGCGCGCCATCGCGCACGAACCCACCCTGCTGTTCGCGGACGAGCCCACGGCGGAGCTGGACACGCACACCGGGCTGCAGGTGATGGCGCTGGTGCGGCGCCTGGTGCAGGAGCACGGCGTGACGGTGGTGATGAGCAGCCACGACCCCTATATCGTCGAGTTGGCCGATCAACTGGTGCAACTGGAGGATGGCCGCCTGGTGCAGCGCACCGGCCGTGAGGGGTCGCCGCCATGA
- the purE gene encoding 5-(carboxyamino)imidazole ribonucleotide mutase, translated as MGSASDWDTMQHADETLRAFSVPYECRVVSAHRTPERMRAYARQAAGRGIEVIVAAAGGAAHLPGMVASYTSLPVLGVPVQSQALHGVDSLLSIVQMPAGVPVGTLAIGRAGAVNAALLAVSIAALSRPPLRAELDAYRARRAAAVEAARLP; from the coding sequence ATGGGCAGTGCATCCGACTGGGACACGATGCAGCACGCCGACGAGACGCTGCGCGCGTTCTCGGTGCCGTACGAGTGCCGGGTGGTTTCGGCGCACCGCACCCCGGAGCGGATGCGCGCGTACGCGCGCCAGGCGGCGGGGCGCGGAATCGAGGTGATCGTCGCCGCGGCCGGCGGCGCGGCGCACCTGCCCGGCATGGTGGCCTCCTACACCTCGCTGCCGGTGCTCGGCGTGCCGGTGCAGAGCCAGGCTCTGCATGGCGTCGACTCGCTGCTGTCGATCGTGCAGATGCCGGCCGGCGTGCCGGTCGGTACCCTGGCCATCGGGCGCGCCGGTGCGGTCAACGCCGCCCTGCTGGCGGTCTCCATCGCGGCCCTCAGCCGCCCGCCGCTGCGCGCCGAGCTGGACGCGTACCGCGCCCGCCGGGCGGCGGCCGTGGAGGCCGCGCGGCTGCCATGA
- a CDS encoding DUF362 domain-containing protein, producing the protein MAVAAADKAAASRSAIERILAGVPLPEMVPVRQSFPASPIGDLAAAVEGALADGGLAAMVRPGLRVALAVGSRGLANLPELVRLLAAAVRRLGAQPFVVPAMGSHGGATAEGQTQLLAKMGVTEAAVGAPIRASMDVVALGQAAPGLPAFGDKLAAQADATLMLGRVKPHSSFRGRYESGLIKMLAIGLGKQKGAETCHTRGFGALAERIAAVGKTVLARGNVAGGLAVVENARHQTHHVELVPAAAIPEREPALLKLAWDLYPRLPFDQADVLVLGRVGKEISGTGLDCNVVGRYTTPYASGGPDITRIVALDTTPLTGGNVNGIGVVDVTTERLFAKFSFAETYPNALTSTATAAVKIPMVMPDDRLAIQAAIRTATIPDPAAVRLAWVRDTLSLDRLHVSANMAAEIAARPDAAVTGPAQALRFTPAGHLDL; encoded by the coding sequence ATGGCAGTAGCCGCGGCGGACAAGGCCGCCGCATCCCGCTCGGCAATCGAACGCATCCTGGCCGGCGTGCCGCTGCCCGAGATGGTGCCGGTGCGGCAGAGCTTCCCCGCGAGCCCGATCGGCGACCTGGCAGCGGCGGTGGAAGGTGCACTGGCCGACGGCGGCCTGGCCGCCATGGTGCGGCCCGGCCTGCGGGTGGCGCTGGCGGTGGGCAGCCGCGGCCTGGCCAACCTGCCGGAACTGGTGCGGCTGCTGGCGGCGGCGGTGCGGCGGCTCGGGGCGCAGCCGTTCGTGGTGCCGGCCATGGGTAGCCACGGCGGCGCCACCGCGGAGGGCCAGACCCAACTGCTGGCCAAGATGGGAGTGACCGAGGCGGCGGTGGGCGCGCCGATCCGGGCGTCGATGGACGTGGTGGCGCTCGGTCAGGCGGCACCGGGGCTGCCCGCGTTCGGCGACAAGCTGGCCGCGCAGGCCGACGCCACCCTCATGCTGGGCCGGGTCAAGCCGCACAGTTCGTTCCGCGGCCGCTACGAGAGCGGGCTGATCAAGATGCTGGCCATCGGCCTGGGCAAGCAGAAGGGCGCCGAGACCTGCCACACGCGCGGCTTCGGCGCGCTGGCCGAACGCATCGCCGCGGTGGGCAAGACCGTGCTGGCGCGCGGCAACGTGGCTGGCGGCCTGGCGGTGGTGGAGAACGCCCGCCACCAGACCCACCACGTGGAACTGGTGCCCGCCGCGGCCATCCCCGAGCGCGAGCCGGCGCTGCTGAAGCTGGCCTGGGACCTCTACCCGCGGCTGCCGTTCGACCAGGCCGACGTGTTGGTGCTGGGCCGGGTCGGCAAGGAGATCAGCGGCACCGGCCTGGACTGCAACGTGGTGGGCCGCTACACGACGCCGTACGCGAGCGGCGGACCGGACATCACCCGCATCGTGGCGCTGGACACCACCCCGCTCACCGGCGGCAACGTCAACGGCATCGGCGTCGTGGACGTCACCACCGAGCGCCTGTTCGCCAAGTTCTCGTTCGCCGAGACCTACCCCAACGCGCTCACCTCCACCGCCACCGCGGCGGTCAAGATCCCGATGGTGATGCCGGACGACCGGCTCGCCATCCAGGCCGCCATCCGCACCGCCACCATCCCCGACCCGGCCGCGGTCCGCCTCGCCTGGGTCCGCGACACCCTGTCCCTCGACCGCCTGCACGTATCCGCCAACATGGCCGCCGAGATCGCCGCCCGCCCCGACGCCGCCGTCACCGGCCCCGCCCAGGCGCTCCGCTTCACCCCCGCCGGCCACCTGGATCTGTAG
- a CDS encoding thiamine pyrophosphate-dependent enzyme, with product MRQEELHPTFTWQRWRSEEGDLAALPEGIAARMLFDVLLINRFELALLELKGSDAVWGPVHTSVGQEATAAGVVAALRPADKFAATYRSHHQFLAKVLQYELAADWNPAAEELPEAGLEVVRRTMAEIMGLAPGYCGGRGGSMHLRYAQAGFLGANAIVAGGLPLAAGAAYAEKQAGSDSVVVSFVGDGALHQGALHEALNMAGLWKLPLICFVENNGYAVATSVREASAVEDLSVRAAAYDMDGYIVDGSDPVAIYRLVRHVAQGLRGGGRPALIEAKCYRRFHHAGDVPGSAFRYRSRDEEAAYAGREVTRVLPEAVQKAGILSADEVARIRAGSERAVLAAMDACAVKDEGGAWAVRAELWPRAETAGDGMRSAGSEWQGITFVSPRDLAANGELTYADAIAAVTGRWLERDPRAIVFGEEVANLGGGAYGATRGLPERFPDRVINTPISEGGFAGLGFGAAQLGMRVVVEIMFADFALVAADQLFNQISKGRHMYGDTTDVPLVIRTRIGTGLGYGAQHSMDPVGLYGLFPGFRIVAPATSADYIGLFNSAMHSLDPVVMLEHNALYTQSFPMPTVPAAPDGGLDYCLPFGQAELVAHGDDLTIVTYGHLVGRCLGLVERLSAAGVSADIVDLKTLDHVDLDYATVGASLARTGALLIVEEAARSHGIAATVAEQVQSRFFDDLDAPVAVLTSLDISTPVSRALELAALVSDDQIADAAVAVGRRTWQ from the coding sequence ATGCGGCAAGAGGAACTACATCCCACGTTCACTTGGCAGCGCTGGCGCTCCGAGGAGGGCGACTTGGCGGCCCTGCCGGAGGGAATCGCGGCGCGCATGCTGTTCGACGTGCTGCTGATCAACCGCTTCGAGCTGGCGCTGCTGGAGCTGAAGGGCAGCGACGCGGTGTGGGGGCCGGTGCACACCAGCGTCGGCCAGGAGGCGACTGCCGCCGGCGTGGTGGCGGCGCTGCGCCCGGCCGACAAGTTCGCCGCCACCTACCGCTCCCATCACCAGTTCCTGGCCAAGGTGCTGCAGTACGAGTTGGCGGCGGACTGGAACCCTGCGGCGGAGGAACTGCCGGAGGCGGGGCTGGAGGTGGTGCGGCGCACCATGGCGGAGATCATGGGGCTGGCGCCGGGCTACTGCGGCGGGCGCGGCGGGTCGATGCACCTGCGCTACGCACAGGCGGGGTTTCTCGGCGCCAACGCCATCGTCGCCGGCGGGCTGCCGCTGGCGGCGGGCGCGGCGTATGCGGAGAAGCAGGCCGGCAGCGACAGCGTGGTGGTGAGCTTCGTGGGCGACGGCGCCCTGCACCAGGGCGCCCTGCACGAGGCGCTGAACATGGCCGGGCTGTGGAAGCTGCCGCTGATCTGCTTCGTGGAGAACAACGGGTACGCGGTCGCCACGAGCGTGCGCGAGGCGTCGGCGGTGGAGGATCTGTCGGTGCGCGCCGCCGCCTACGACATGGACGGGTACATCGTGGACGGCAGCGACCCGGTGGCGATCTACCGGCTGGTCCGCCACGTCGCGCAGGGGCTGCGCGGCGGCGGGCGGCCGGCGCTGATCGAGGCCAAGTGCTACCGCCGCTTCCACCACGCCGGCGACGTGCCCGGCAGCGCGTTCCGCTACCGCAGCCGCGACGAGGAGGCCGCGTACGCCGGCCGCGAGGTGACGCGCGTGCTGCCGGAGGCGGTGCAGAAGGCAGGCATCCTGTCGGCGGACGAGGTGGCCCGCATCCGCGCGGGCAGCGAGCGGGCGGTGCTGGCGGCGATGGATGCCTGCGCGGTCAAGGACGAGGGCGGCGCCTGGGCGGTGCGCGCCGAGTTGTGGCCGCGGGCGGAGACGGCTGGGGACGGCATGCGCAGCGCCGGCTCCGAGTGGCAGGGGATAACCTTCGTGTCGCCGCGCGACCTGGCGGCCAACGGCGAGCTGACCTACGCGGACGCCATCGCCGCGGTCACCGGGCGCTGGCTGGAGCGCGATCCGCGCGCCATCGTGTTCGGCGAGGAGGTGGCCAACCTGGGCGGCGGCGCCTACGGCGCCACCAGGGGGCTGCCGGAACGCTTCCCGGACCGGGTCATCAACACGCCGATCTCGGAGGGGGGCTTCGCCGGGCTCGGCTTCGGCGCCGCCCAGCTCGGCATGCGCGTGGTGGTGGAGATCATGTTCGCCGACTTCGCCCTGGTGGCCGCCGACCAGTTGTTCAACCAGATCAGCAAGGGCCGCCACATGTACGGCGACACCACCGACGTGCCGCTGGTGATACGCACCCGCATCGGCACCGGTCTCGGCTACGGCGCGCAGCACTCGATGGACCCGGTGGGCCTGTACGGCCTGTTCCCGGGCTTCCGCATCGTGGCGCCGGCCACCAGCGCCGACTACATCGGCCTGTTCAACAGCGCCATGCACTCGCTCGACCCGGTGGTGATGCTGGAACACAACGCGCTCTACACGCAGTCGTTCCCGATGCCGACGGTGCCGGCGGCGCCGGACGGCGGCCTGGACTACTGCCTGCCGTTCGGGCAGGCGGAGCTGGTGGCGCACGGCGACGACCTCACCATCGTCACCTACGGCCACCTGGTGGGGCGCTGCCTGGGCCTGGTCGAACGGCTGAGCGCGGCGGGAGTGAGCGCCGACATCGTCGACCTGAAGACCCTCGACCACGTGGACCTGGACTACGCGACCGTGGGCGCGTCGCTGGCCCGGACCGGCGCGCTGCTGATCGTGGAGGAAGCCGCGCGCAGCCACGGCATCGCGGCCACCGTGGCCGAGCAGGTGCAGAGCCGGTTCTTCGACGACCTGGACGCCCCGGTCGCGGTGCTCACCTCGCTGGACATTTCCACTCCGGTGTCGCGCGCGCTGGAGCTCGCCGCGCTGGTCAGCGACGACCAGATCGCAGACGCCGCGGTGGCGGTGGGGAGGCGCACATGGCAGTAG
- a CDS encoding ABC transporter ATP-binding protein → MISAENLVRIYKTAEFEVIALQGLDLEVADGELMAIIGNSGSGKSTLLNVIGGLDLPSAGRITVADRDLLKLSRLELLRYRREKVGFVWQSSARNLIPYLSAVQNVEVPMLLTGRGERRRRAQELLAMVGMAQRAHNRPSQLSGGEQQRVAIAIALANAPPLVLADEPTGSVDGATASTVLDVLRKINQELGVTVVIVTHDRRIAQQVDRVVAIRDGRTSSEFIRRGTYASEISGIAQLAAHMEEADTHQELAVVDRAGRLQVPGDYLRALGVDGRDRLQVELEDDRIVLRRPTEETDE, encoded by the coding sequence ATGATTAGCGCGGAAAACCTGGTTCGCATCTACAAGACCGCGGAGTTCGAGGTGATCGCCTTGCAGGGCCTGGACCTGGAGGTGGCGGACGGCGAGCTGATGGCGATCATCGGCAACAGCGGCAGCGGCAAGAGCACGCTGCTCAACGTGATCGGCGGTCTCGACCTGCCCTCCGCCGGCAGAATCACGGTGGCCGATCGCGACCTGTTGAAGCTGTCCCGGCTGGAGCTGCTGCGCTACCGGCGGGAGAAGGTGGGCTTCGTGTGGCAGAGCAGCGCGCGCAACCTGATCCCCTACCTGTCGGCGGTGCAGAACGTGGAGGTGCCGATGCTGCTTACCGGGCGCGGCGAGCGGCGCCGGCGGGCGCAGGAGCTGCTGGCCATGGTGGGCATGGCGCAGCGCGCCCACAACCGGCCGAGCCAGCTCTCCGGCGGCGAGCAGCAACGCGTGGCGATCGCCATCGCGCTGGCCAACGCGCCGCCGCTGGTGCTCGCCGACGAACCGACCGGCAGCGTCGACGGAGCCACCGCGTCGACCGTGCTGGACGTGCTGCGCAAGATCAACCAGGAACTGGGCGTGACCGTGGTGATCGTGACCCACGACCGGCGCATCGCCCAGCAGGTGGACCGGGTGGTGGCCATTCGCGACGGGCGCACCTCCAGTGAGTTCATCCGGCGCGGCACGTACGCCAGCGAGATCAGCGGAATCGCCCAGCTTGCCGCCCACATGGAGGAGGCGGACACGCACCAGGAGTTGGCGGTGGTGGACCGCGCCGGGCGGCTGCAGGTGCCGGGCGACTACCTGCGCGCACTCGGCGTGGACGGCCGCGACCGGCTGCAGGTGGAGTTGGAGGACGACCGCATCGTGCTGCGCCGGCCCACGGAGGAGACCGATGAGTGA
- a CDS encoding SDR family NAD(P)-dependent oxidoreductase: MSSERKRAGGAPVAVVTGAGRGIGRAICLALARDGADVVPSDIDADAARATAERVAALGRRGHARQTDVASEEQIVELIGATVRDHGGIDILVNNAGVITLCPILELSAEQWDRTMAINLRGTFLASREALRVMCRQGHGKIVSISSMSAKIGGVAAPADYSASKAGIITLTKSLALAGAAHGVNVNAVAPGPIDTDLTRAWGDEVNADFAANIPFGRYGAAEDVADAVAFLASDRAAYITGEIIDVNGGFHMD, from the coding sequence GTGAGCAGCGAACGGAAGCGTGCCGGGGGGGCACCGGTGGCGGTGGTCACCGGCGCCGGGCGCGGCATCGGGCGGGCGATCTGCCTGGCGTTGGCGCGCGACGGCGCGGACGTGGTGCCGAGCGACATCGATGCGGACGCGGCGCGCGCCACCGCCGAGCGGGTGGCTGCCCTCGGCCGGCGCGGCCACGCCCGGCAGACCGACGTGGCGAGCGAGGAGCAGATCGTGGAGCTGATCGGCGCCACGGTGCGCGACCACGGCGGCATCGACATCCTGGTCAACAACGCGGGCGTGATCACGCTGTGCCCGATTCTGGAGCTGAGCGCCGAGCAGTGGGACCGCACCATGGCGATCAACCTGCGCGGCACCTTCCTGGCCAGCCGCGAGGCACTGCGCGTGATGTGCCGCCAGGGGCACGGCAAGATCGTCAGCATCTCGTCGATGTCGGCCAAGATCGGCGGCGTCGCGGCACCCGCCGACTACTCCGCCTCCAAGGCGGGCATCATCACTCTGACCAAGTCGCTGGCGCTGGCCGGCGCCGCCCACGGCGTGAACGTGAACGCGGTGGCGCCGGGGCCTATCGACACCGACCTGACGCGCGCCTGGGGTGACGAAGTGAACGCCGACTTCGCCGCCAACATACCGTTCGGGCGCTACGGTGCCGCCGAGGACGTGGCCGATGCGGTGGCCTTCCTGGCGTCCGATCGCGCCGCCTACATCACCGGCGAGATCATCGACGTCAACGGCGGCTTTCACATGGACTGA
- a CDS encoding ABC transporter permease produces the protein MASHRWLVLALLAGSVLSVGLLASIPIYTDGVLQRLLTRDLERYQERTGRYPGTTAASYNFYRLVEKPAAKAPFHDALEGEILTRLVPALGVPVAAQMKRMTLDYLYDVRPQPEESRVESVKKFSRVEAMQHLPDHVDLLHGRMFNPEPVDGVYEAIVTGEAMQDLQLILGRTYLLYDLLTEQPRLTVKVVGVFAKNDPSDLYWFRRFTSLSESFLIDYDTFLRDFLYQPTRNLTHGSWYFALDYHHITIDNVPNLLRRYDEYRRASAERRVELDFGIAALLQDYNRRAAVLKITLSFLHVPIVLVLAFFMYMVSQLIVEGDLAEIAVLESRGAAGNQLFTVYLLQSLLLAAAALGLGPPLALVIVRFLGAANGFLEFVGRTALQAEINLRAYAFALVGAAIFLAATLLPASRAARTSIVELRARGARTRRYTFWRRFYLDLVLIAIAVYGLIQFQQRREILLLTAATGSDLPLDPLLFLTSVLFILGCAMLALRLFPYLVRALFRVARRRWSPPLYAAFIQVARARGHEQFLMVFLILTLALGIYNSSAARTVNRNIEERIYYAAGADLTMQPYFPSDQPPEGAGGMPGEPAAFAVSSPVVQYREPPYHPYTQIAGLESTTRVLRQARAQVSLPGNRRTMSALMAITPEEFGRVAWFRSDLLPVHWHHYLNRLAADPKAMLLSSSIAEEFELKLGDTILVTWSSQDVVDGVVVGFVDHWPTFVPVDERNAPRLVVANFPYIRAKMATEPYEIWAKREPRSSTVEVYQEIEERELDILSMNDATQEVVAAKNDPLLQGTNGVLTLGFSVAMLISIVGFVMYWVLTLRSRTLQFGVLRAIGMSTRRVLAMLVTEQILITGSAIVAGMVIGRVAALLFVPLLQVVYAAADQVPAFRVASERGDFIRIYVVAAALLVLGGALFRGLLARLDIQQALKLGEE, from the coding sequence ATGGCCAGTCATCGCTGGCTGGTGCTGGCGCTGCTGGCCGGCTCCGTGCTCTCGGTCGGCCTGCTGGCCAGCATACCGATCTACACCGACGGCGTGTTGCAGCGCCTGCTGACGCGCGACCTGGAGCGCTACCAGGAGCGTACCGGGCGCTACCCCGGCACCACCGCCGCCAGCTACAATTTCTACCGGCTGGTGGAGAAGCCGGCCGCCAAGGCGCCCTTCCACGACGCGCTCGAGGGAGAGATTCTCACCCGGCTGGTTCCCGCCCTCGGCGTCCCGGTGGCCGCGCAGATGAAGCGCATGACTCTGGATTACCTGTACGACGTGCGCCCGCAGCCGGAGGAGAGCCGCGTCGAGTCGGTGAAGAAGTTCAGCCGCGTGGAGGCGATGCAGCACCTGCCTGATCACGTCGACCTCCTGCACGGGCGGATGTTCAACCCGGAGCCGGTCGACGGCGTGTACGAGGCGATCGTCACCGGCGAGGCGATGCAGGACCTGCAACTGATCCTGGGCCGCACCTACCTGCTGTACGATCTGCTCACCGAACAGCCGCGCCTCACGGTGAAGGTGGTGGGCGTATTCGCCAAGAACGATCCGAGCGACCTGTACTGGTTCCGGCGGTTCACGTCGCTGTCGGAGAGCTTTCTGATCGATTACGACACCTTTCTGCGCGACTTCCTGTACCAGCCTACCCGCAACCTGACCCACGGATCCTGGTACTTCGCGCTCGACTATCACCACATCACCATCGACAACGTGCCCAACCTGCTGCGCCGCTACGACGAGTACCGGCGCGCGTCCGCGGAGCGCCGCGTCGAGCTGGACTTCGGCATCGCCGCGCTGCTCCAGGACTACAACCGCCGTGCGGCAGTGCTGAAGATCACCCTGTCGTTTCTGCACGTGCCGATCGTGCTGGTGCTGGCGTTCTTCATGTACATGGTTTCGCAGCTCATCGTCGAGGGCGACTTGGCCGAGATTGCCGTGCTGGAGAGCCGCGGCGCCGCCGGCAACCAGTTGTTTACCGTCTACCTGCTGCAGAGCCTGCTGCTCGCGGCCGCCGCGCTCGGGCTCGGGCCGCCGCTGGCGCTGGTTATCGTGCGCTTCCTGGGCGCCGCCAATGGGTTTCTGGAGTTCGTCGGCCGCACCGCCCTGCAGGCCGAGATCAACCTGCGCGCCTACGCGTTCGCCCTGGTCGGGGCGGCGATCTTTCTCGCCGCCACGCTGCTGCCGGCGAGCCGCGCCGCGCGCACCTCGATCGTGGAGCTGCGCGCGCGCGGCGCACGTACCCGGCGCTACACGTTCTGGCGCCGCTTCTATCTCGACCTGGTGCTGATCGCCATCGCCGTGTACGGCCTGATCCAGTTCCAGCAACGCCGCGAGATCCTGCTGCTGACGGCCGCCACCGGATCCGATCTGCCACTCGACCCGTTGCTGTTCCTGACCTCCGTGCTGTTCATCCTGGGGTGCGCCATGCTCGCCCTGCGCCTGTTTCCCTACCTGGTGCGCGCGCTGTTCCGAGTCGCCCGGCGGCGCTGGTCGCCGCCGCTGTACGCGGCCTTCATCCAGGTGGCGCGTGCGCGCGGCCACGAGCAGTTCCTGATGGTGTTCCTGATCCTGACGCTGGCCCTCGGCATCTACAACAGCAGCGCCGCGCGCACCGTGAACCGCAACATCGAGGAGCGCATCTACTACGCCGCGGGCGCCGACCTCACCATGCAACCCTACTTTCCGAGCGATCAGCCGCCGGAGGGCGCCGGCGGCATGCCCGGAGAGCCCGCGGCGTTCGCCGTCAGTTCGCCGGTGGTGCAGTACCGGGAGCCGCCCTATCACCCGTATACGCAGATCGCGGGCCTCGAGAGCACCACCAGGGTGCTGCGCCAGGCGCGTGCGCAGGTGTCGCTGCCCGGCAACCGGCGCACCATGTCGGCGCTGATGGCGATCACCCCGGAAGAGTTCGGACGGGTGGCGTGGTTCCGCTCCGACCTGCTGCCGGTGCACTGGCACCACTACCTGAACCGGCTGGCCGCGGACCCGAAGGCGATGCTGCTGTCCTCCTCGATTGCCGAGGAGTTCGAACTGAAGCTCGGCGACACCATACTGGTCACCTGGTCGAGCCAGGACGTGGTCGACGGGGTGGTGGTCGGCTTCGTCGATCACTGGCCCACCTTCGTGCCGGTCGACGAACGCAACGCGCCGCGCCTGGTGGTGGCCAACTTCCCCTACATACGCGCCAAGATGGCGACCGAGCCGTACGAAATCTGGGCCAAGCGGGAACCGCGCAGCAGTACCGTGGAAGTCTACCAGGAGATCGAGGAACGCGAGTTGGACATTCTCAGCATGAACGACGCTACCCAGGAGGTGGTGGCGGCCAAGAACGATCCGCTGCTGCAGGGCACCAACGGGGTGCTTACGCTCGGCTTCTCGGTGGCCATGCTGATCAGCATCGTCGGCTTCGTGATGTACTGGGTGCTGACGCTGCGCTCGCGCACCCTGCAATTCGGGGTGTTGCGCGCCATCGGCATGTCGACCCGGCGCGTGCTGGCGATGCTGGTGACGGAGCAGATCCTGATTACCGGTTCGGCGATCGTCGCCGGCATGGTGATCGGGCGGGTGGCGGCGCTGTTGTTCGTGCCGCTGCTGCAGGTGGTGTACGCCGCCGCCGACCAGGTGCCCGCGTTCCGGGTGGCCAGCGAGCGCGGCGACTTCATCCGCATCTACGTGGTGGCGGCGGCACTGCTGGTGCTCGGCGGGGCGCTGTTCCGCGGCCTGCTCGCGCGCCTGGACATCCAGCAGGCGCTCAAGTTGGGAGAAGAGTGA